attaaagatttaaaaaccttgcttatgataagtagaatttttgaaaatagagatTCCGAAAAACAAGACTCcaataagcacttgttaaaatggttttgaaagtataaacaacagctccggagaacacttgtGCAAGACTACAAaaggtatgttgtccggaccacaagctgtagaagagtctaagtaGCAAATCACTTTAGATTCAGAAGCTGGAGtaatacgaatgtcgagcaatggattaACCTGTTTGTCGGcaatatcaggtagaacgcaattAGTGGAATCGAgagataatattaataaaaagttcttagcaaacagttcagctttgtctttaggtacGATAacagggggattctgatgatgaagaagaatgaaataatagttttagagagattaaACCTTGATTAGAAGCACGTAAGGttaaatgtggagaaactgagctctgactagaatcagaaacaaaacataagtcgattagagaaagtaaatgattcgggttgtcagAAAAatgagttggaaagttgactatgcGAGTAAGAGAttaagaaaggcaaaagttgtgaaGCTAAACGCCTGCAGAGTCaatgacactagagccaagccattcagtgtgatgagcattaaagtcaccaacaacaacgataTTGGCTAAAGATGGACAAAGAGAGAGAGCTTGGTCAGTTTGATCAAAAATAACATCGAAAAGAGtacagtcttgagatgaaggagagcgatatagaacaaagagaaagccAATAGAGTGAattggtgctaaacgaaagcacataaaagaacaGTCAGTGGatttaaacctagtttcccgacagaTGGGTAATGTGGaagtataaatgttatgttGAAGTTATGTGGAAGTATAAATTTATCGacaaatgtttacaaatagtgAGAAGATAAATTAACTGAGAcgtttaaagaaattagaaaagTGGTAAAAGTAGCGATAACCTCCAAGTAAATGATAACTTCCCAGCAAATGATAACCAATAACTAGCCAATATTTCCATGTCGGAAAGTTATCGGCCTGCTATTTATAGCGGCCAATAATGGTCTACTAAGTAATCGGTGAGCAAAACTCTAATAAAACGCTGaaaaatgcctatataggtcCACAGCAAATCCACTAAACAATGTTTGCttggtattttttatataaaataatgtgaTACTAACatggaagattttttttacgataaaagcactaatgattttaatttatgataactatgttaaatttatttataaagcttAATTATGTTAAACCTATGCAAAAATTAGGTTAATCTTTGATATtgataagaaatataaaaaataatgcaacAAACTTTAAAACAGACTCTAACTTTTGAAAACCTAGTTGAAAAGTAtgacaaaactttttcaaaaaattgcaaGAACTGCGTTTGCGTGTGTTTATTTTTGGATCTTTGCCATGCATGCTGTGTATTCACACACGTGACATCAATTGATGACAGTACATTAAACTGTATTACTTTGGTAATTAATGGAGCAATTGATGGATATACAGTAAACTTTAGGggttatatatgtaaaaatggctttttgtcaataaaaaatggtattgtattaaaatgcagttatcatttttaattcaattttatttttaataaaaaataacaaagtgtAGTTAGAACTAATCTTATCTTCATAAATATACTCTTTAAAGTTATACAAATATCACGTgattacattaaataaatagcataaaggtaattaaaaaactaaataaagttacaaattcTTTTGTGTTTGATCTCCAGGTTTAtatcctttaaataaaaatgcaggTTTATCATGTTGGTATCCGTTTTCATAGTAAGTATTGAATGATTTTCTTGATTCGTCGGATGGAGATAAAACTGAGTGAAAATTAACATCACGACCAACTTTAGGTCCTGGAAAAATGAAAGGAGCATAGTGATTTCTAGATTTGACTTTCAAGTCTgcttggtttttaaatttgttataatcaTAAACTTGATTGGTTTGATATTCATTTTCTAATTCGCTAATGTCGCCATCGATTTCATCAGTATCTTCATCGTCGCGAAGAGGCAATGAGTTGACAGACAAAACCACGTAGATATTTAAAACCAGAAATGCATAGAACACGTACAttgttagtttatttatttttgacatttttaacttcGTTCTTTacttctttatatttatgtgttgaCAGTTTTTCAACTAGCAAGATCGATTTTCTGTTTCTGATTGTTTCAATGTAAGATTAAGAGAATTTAaagtcatatttttaataaataataaaaagcttttgCTATAGATTCTATTGTGTAACTTTGTTTCCTCCAAAAGCGAAATAGAACTCATTGTTTCAGGAAGGaacatttattgttaaaacTGATTTCCTCCTATTGCATATAAGGCAACCTATAAAAATACgcacaatgaaaaaaatgattttcaggaaattaaaaaaacagtctCGCCTCTGAACACGATATTAatgtttgttattataaaatattacaatttgcATCTAGACGTCTAactcatttaatataaaagcttacttttaactttttgcacattataataaaatatttaacctttGGCAAAAAAGTTAGTTTCATTACCTGTTTacagtttgtttgtttatttgtttgtttgttttttgcttaTCTTCCGTCTACTTTTCTTGCTTGGATtctatttgttaatattggTCAAAAATGCTactgtttaaaagaaaaacattttagttataACTTTGGGATTAGTTGTTTAAAATgctcgatttaaaaaaaaatgagtcaACATGACATTAAGTTacgtatattttttaaaaattcaagctTGTTTTAAATTCGttaccttaataaaaaataaataattttgtaatttggttaaattttattttttttttcaaaaacccaCGTGTTATTTATCTGAATgtaattcattattaaaatatgttttcgcCGGCTTCCCTCATTACAATAAATAGAATACGAAATGATAATTCAAAGTAGCGACAAACAAAGACGCTcactttgtaataaaatataattgagttattaaacataaataactttagattagcggtaaaaataaaaattagctatTCCACCTCTTTATCTTGCTCATTGGAATCAACTAAAGattacaaataaagttattgtCGGAAATATGCTAAGTTGATGACGAGATTTAATACGGAATGAATAGAGGTTAAGCAACTAAATGATGATTAAGTTTACAAGAAGTTAACTATAATCATGTCATaaattaacattgaaaaaaaaaaggtttcttttttccaaacttttttaacttgaactattacaaagtattttgtCTTCTTTTCCATCTTTCatctttatttcttatctatatttttattttcatgatttATCTTCATCTTTTATCTtcgtttttcattttttattttatcgttCGTTTCTGTTCATTATCATTAATCTTAAAGCTTAATCTTTCATCATTTATCTGCGAGTAGAAATTTACAAATcaataactatataataacgTAATTACAAATAATGGAAGGTTTTTTATCTATACTGATTGTgcgcatttttattactattatttttgttaactggcggtattttaaaaacgcacAAATTCggtatgaaattaaaaaaacgttgtTTTTAAACACAATAGCGTTAAGGCCCAATACATAGCAATTAGAAATTTGTTAGATGCTTTTGATCTCATACAGTTCACTCACTTCAAGCCCTGGCTATTTAAAAGGGGTTTGCACAAGATTAGCTAAGTTTCCTGGCTGGATGATGATTATAGTTACCGACTATTATTCTTGAAAACCTCCTGCCATCATGTCGGAGAGCTTCATATAGCCGTAGATAAAACTGTTAAGCCGGCGAATCAactatttatatcataaaaccatgaaaggttaaaaaatattaaggtAAAGATAAAACTACTTCactttaaaatacctttttgcaaaaacaaaatgtataaatttctaattttaaaattatttacattagtatatatttgtaaaaaatatatataaatgtgggAAAAAATCAGACCATAAggtgaaaattaacaaatatggaGCTGTTTCACACGCCTtgaatttcataaaattcaagTCGCATTACTCTAAAATCAGCTAGGTTTTTATTCTGAGTAATAAAATACTCAAAGAGAGTTCAATATAATGGTTGACTACATTTCTCCTTCCAGGGCATCGCAGTTTATGACCTGCGACTTTtcttattttgcaatttttaaagcaaagcataagttttgatattttagttttattttttaagaataattgatgtcataaagtaacaaattgtatatatatatatatatatatatatatatatatatatatatatatatatatatatatatatatttataatatatatatacttatatatacatatatatatataatatatatatatatatacttatatatacatatatatatataaatatatatatgtatatgtaagtatatatatacatatatattttatgtatatataagtatatatattatatatatataatatatatatatatacatgcatatatatatatatatatatatatatatatatatatacacttatatatacatatatatatatatatatatatatatatatatatatatataatatatatatatacttatatatacatatatatatgaataatatatatatatacttatatatacaaacatatatatatatatatatatatatatatatatatatatatatatatatatatatatatatatatatatatatgtatatatagtttaaacaaacacttatctaactttgtttttactaagtgtttttactaatgtATTATTGCTCTGCTCTTTAATAAcgttgagcactctatttgtagaatacactgacataatttatatacattactGTGAATAAGTTTTGGACCacttacattttttcaaaaaatcccAGAGAAttcttttctaatatttaaGTTAGTAGttctaaattataaacttattaaaacgcATGTATTTCACACAAAATATGGAacaattacaaactttttaatgtcaaacttcataaaaaaatccCAGCCAATATTCGCCGGGGAATAGATTCATACAAGTTAGTTATAAAATCCTTGGGTATGTTGTGCCATTCTCTTTAAAgtactttaaaacattattcaGCATTTCGGGGAGCATGTTCGACCTTCTTTCTGTCCAGGTAATCCCAAATATGCTCAATTATATTCAAAACTGGACTCTGGGGAGGCGAGGTCATCAATTCCAGTACTCCTTCCTCTGCCATtccatttaaataattttttgccacTCTGGAACAATGTTTTGGGTCATTGTACTGCTGCAGAATAAAATTATGACCTATTAGTCTCATTCCGGATGATACAGCATGGTGCCTTAGGATATCCACATAACATTCCCCGGTGAGTcgccccccccccctattttgATCAAATCATACATACAGATAAAGATAAACAGCCCCAAACTTGTAAAGAGCCTCCTCTATGTTTAATAGTAGGATTTAAACACTCGGGCTGATAGGCTTCTTCAATTCTTCTTCAAACATATTGGCGTCCTTTCGTTCCAAAAGCTTCGAATTTGGACTCATCGGTGTACAGAACCCGATTAAACATTTCCTGGGCCCAATCTTTGTGATATTTTAGTCGTTTTTCTTTATTGCCACACCGCAATTGTAGTTTTCGAATTCTTATTGCGAATTCTTATTACCGCATTCTTATTGCCACACCGCAATAGTAGTTTTCGAGTTGCAACACATCCACTTAATCCCGATTTAAGTAGATGCCGTCGAATAAAATAAGAGCTGACATTTTTCCCAGTTGCTGTGTTAATGTCTTTTGTCAGCTcggttgatgttttttttatatttcttaaagatagggtttttaaatatttattgtcatCTTTTGTTAGCTTAGGAGGTCTACCACTTTTCTTTCTATCTTCAAGGGAGCCAGTTTCTCTGATTTCTGTAACAGCATTCTTCGAATATCCTGTTTTGGATGTAGTTGTTATAAAACatcgttttaataaataaacaaacaaatccCTCATTTTTCCtcatcaattttgtttatttattcaaaataatatatattctttcaacttttcttatatattattaaacttaagtacgctttaataaaattgcataggaaaaaaattgtaaatacgTCTAATTATACAAGTGGTCTGTAACTTATTAacagtactgtatatatatatatatatatatatatatatatatatatatatatatatatatatatatatatatatatatacagattatatatatatatatatacagattatatatatatatatatatacaaattatatatatataaatatacatatatatacatatatatataacaaattatatatatatatatatatatatatatatatatatatatatatatatatatatatatatatatatatatatatatatttatatatatataacaaattatgtataaatatacataaatatacatatatatatatatatatatatatatatatatataaatatatatttatatatatgtatatatatatatatatatatatatatatacgtatatataagtatatatatcatatacatatatatatgtatatataagtatatatatatatatatatatatatatatatatatatatatatatatgtaaatatatatatatatatatataacaaattatatatatgtataacaaattatatatatacatatatttatatataacaaattatatatatatatatatatatatatatatatatatatatatatatatatatatatatatatatatatgtatatatatatgtatatatatattatatatctatatctatatctatctatatatatatatatatatatatatatatatatatatatatatatatatatatatatacgtatatataagtatatatattatatacatatatatatatatatataaatatatatatatatgtatatatatgtatatatatatatataatttgttatatatatatatatatatatatatatatatatatatatatatatatatatatatatatatatatatatatatatatatatatatatatatactttcctCACTACTTGCCTCAGAACCCAACGGTTTAAGGTTCGACGTCGGCTCTAGCCGAATTAGCAGCACTggtaagaaaggaggcgtgGACTTTCTTGTTAAATGATTTTCcgcggtgctttgtgataagacccTAAGGACTTCTGTGAGCGCCTTAATaactacaatatatatatatatatatatatatatatatatatatatatatatatatatatatatatatatatatataataattattaaggCGTATATAAGGGGgtggtttaaataatatatatatatatatatatatatatatatatatatatatatatatatatatatatatatatatgcatatattctAGTTATTAAAACGCTCAcagaagtccttatggtcttatttttttatttatttttttttaatttttattttaggtgccccaagaagtcctaacggtcttgtcacagagcaccgcgga
The nucleotide sequence above comes from Hydra vulgaris chromosome 09, alternate assembly HydraT2T_AEP. Encoded proteins:
- the LOC100192232 gene encoding uncharacterized protein LOC100192232, yielding MSKINKLTMYVFYAFLVLNIYVVLSVNSLPLRDDEDTDEIDGDISELENEYQTNQVYDYNKFKNQADLKVKSRNHYAPFIFPGPKVGRDVNFHSVLSPSDESRKSFNTYYENGYQHDKPAFLFKGYKPGDQTQKNL